In the genome of Muntiacus reevesi chromosome 5, mMunRee1.1, whole genome shotgun sequence, one region contains:
- the METTL18 gene encoding histidine protein methyltransferase 1 homolog, which yields MTFQFNFTIEDHLEDELTSLADGASALHSSKESSVSERQKGTHRDKKCSTEQSDLLQDHLWEHKSEENEAPSQDPDSSFSAANSSSNLEPHEEKTCLRVAKEHTMPKDLKKVLENKITETLPGLQHINISIMKTTLLKENFPGENIISKSFSSHSDLISGVYEGGLKIWECTFDLLAYLTKAKVKFAGKKVLDLGCGSGLLGIMALKGGAKEVHFQDYNNVVIDEVTLPNVVANSTSDDEENDVNEPDVKRLRRSTVAQELCKCRFFSGEWSEFCKLVLSSEKLFEKYDLILTSETIYNPDYYGPLHQTFLRLLDKNGRVLLASKVHYFGVGGGTHLFQKFVEERNVFETRTLEIIDEGLKRCLIEMTFKYPS from the coding sequence ATGACTTTTCAATTTAATTTCACTATAGAAGACCATCTGGAAGATGAATTAACATCTCTTGCAGATGGAGCTTCGGCCCTACATTCCTCAAAAGAGTCTTCAGTCTCAGAAAGACAAAAAGGTACACATAGAGACAAAAAATGTTCCACAGAACAATCTGACTTGCTGCAGGACCATTTGTGGGAACATAAGTCAGAGGAAAATGAGGCTCCCTCTCAAGACCCAGACAGCTCATTCAGCGCAGCTAACAGTTCAAGTAACTTGGAACCACACGAGGAAAAGACCTGCTTGAGAGTTGCCAAAGAGCATACTATGCCTAAAGATTTAAAGAAAgtgttagaaaataaaatcacagaaacATTACCAGGTCTCCAACACATTAACATATCAATAATGAAAACCACCTTGTTGAAAGAGAACTTCCCTGGAGAAAACATCATTTCAAAAAGCTTTTCTTCTCACTCTGACCTGATTTCAGGTGTTTATGAAGGAGGCTTGAAAATCTGGGAGTGTACCTTTGACCTCCTGGCATATTTGACAAAGGCCAAAGTGAAATTTGCTGGGAAAAAAGTGTTGGATCTTGGTTGTGGATCAGGGTTGCTGGGTATAATGGCACTCAAGGGAGGTGCCAAAGAAGTTCATTTTCAAGATTATAACAATGTGGTGATTGATGAAGTAACCTTACCTAATGTAGTGGCTAACTCCACTTCCGATGATGAAGAAAATGATGTAAATGAACCAGATGTGAAAAGACTCAGGAGATCAACAGTAGCACAAGAGCTATGTAAATGCCGCTTCTTTTCAGGGGAGTGGTCTGAGTTTTGTAAACTTGTACTGAGCAGTGAAAAACTCTTTGAAAAATATGATCTCATTCTTACCTCAGAAACGATTTACAATCCAGATTATTATGGTCCTTTGCACCAAACATTCCTTAGATTGTTAGATAAAAATGGACGGGTGCTTTTGGCCAGCAAAGTACATTATTTTGGTGTGGGTGGAGGTACTCATCTCTTCCAGAAGTTTGTAGAAGAAAGGAATGTATTTGAGACTAGAACACTTGAAATAATCGATGAAGGACTAAAGAGATGCCTAATTGAAATGACTTTTAAGTATCCCAGTTAA